One Sulfurimonas sp. HSL-3221 genomic window, GGCTTATCTACGACAAGAACCGCGACGAAGCGCAGGGGATCCCCTACCTGCGCGACATCCCGCTCATCGGCGGCCTCTTCGACTGGCGATACAGTACCCACGAGAAGATCAACCTCGTCATCGTCCTGACGCCGTTTATCGTCCGCAACAGTGACGAGATGACGAAGATACGCAAACTGCTCCAGGAACTTGACGGTATCCAGGACGAATACGAAAAACTGATTGAGCAGAAACTCGAAGAGCGCAAAGAGGAGCTTGACAAGGATGCCTCCGACAGCAACACGAACGATGCTTCCCAGACATCCGCATCCGACAGCGCCCTCTCCGTCATCACTCCGGTCAAGCGGTAACCATGCTGAACATACCCGAACTCGAAGGTGTCGACCTCAAACCCCACCCGCTTGAGTCCGTCGACCTGAACCTCAGCCTGCGCAGCTACGTGCTCTTCAGCGAGATCGACGGCGAGGTCCATATCGTTCTTGGGCGGGCACACCTCTCCCAATCCTTCGATTTCCTGGCCAAATTCGACCTCGACCTCCCCCTCGTCATCGTCGATGCCGACTCCTTTGACCGCCTCTACAACAAGTTCCTAGAGATCCGGACCGACTCCGAGCTCAGCGGGATTGAACAGGAGCAGGAGGAGATCGAAGAGGAGGAGATGTCGCTTTCGGACTTCCTGCACACCTCTTCGGACCTGCTGACCAGCGAAGAGTCCGCGCCGGTCATCAAGTTCGTCAACGCCCTCTTCTACCAGGCCGTCAAACAGCGCGCCTCGGATATCCACGTCGAGGTGCACGAATACAAGGGCGAAGTGCGTTTCCGCGTCGACGGGGCATTGACCAAGCATGCCGACATCGAGAAACGGGTCGCCAACCTCATCATCAGCCGTATCAAGGTCATCTCCAACCTCGACATCGCCGAAAAACGCATCCCCCAGGACGGCCGTACCCACGTCAAGATCGCGGGAAAGACCCTCGACGTCCGGGTCTCCGTCCTGCCGACCTACTACGGCGAACGGGTCGTAATGCGTATGCTGATGCAGTCCGAGGACATTCCCCATCTCGAGGGGCTCGGCTTCGACCACGCCCTTACCAAGCACCTCGACGAGATGCTCAAACACTCCCACGGCATCATCCTCGTCACGGGACCGACGGGGAGCGGGAAGTCGACGACGCTGCACGCCTTTTTGCAGCAGGTGGCGACTCCCGATATCAACATCATCACCGTCGAAGACCCCGTCGAGTACAAGGCCGACAACATCAACCAGGTCCAGACCAACGCCAAAGCGGGCCTGACGTTCGCCTCGGGGCTGCGCTCCATCCTGCGCCAGGACCCCGATGTCGTCATGGTCGGGGAGATCCGCGACAGCGAAACGGCCGAGATCGCCATCCAGGCCGCTTTGACCGGCCACCTGGTCTTCTCTACCCTGCACACCAACAACGCTACCGCCTCGATCACCCGTCTCGTCGATATGGGCATAGAGCAGTTCCTCATCAGCTCTTCGCTGCTGGGGGTTCTTGCCCAGCGCCTTGTGCGCAAACTCTGCCCCGAGTGCAAACAGCAGACCGTCCTCGCCGACGAGTATGCCGAAGAGCTTGACCTTCCCAAAGGAGCGGTCGTCTTCGAGGAGCAGGGGTGCAAAGCATGCAACTACACCGGGTACGCCGGCCGCCAGGCGATCGGTGAGTTCTTCGAGATGACCGATGAGCTCGTCGCGATGCTCAAGGACCAGATCAACGACCACGACCTCCGGGCCAAGGCGATCGCCCTGGGGATGACGCCCCTCTCCGGCCAGCTCAAAACCCTGCTGCTGAACGGAACGACTTCCCTGCACGAGATCATCCGCGTCGGGGTCAAGGACGCCTGATGCGTCCCGCCTTCACCCTCGTCGAAGTGTTGGCCGCCGTCGCGATCGCAGCGATCGCGGGAGCGGCCCTGCTGAAAATGAACAGTTCCAACCTCTTCTTCCTCGGCCAGCTTGAACAGACCTCCCGCATGACCGAGGATCTCGCCGTCGCATCCCTGCATGCCGACAAACGCTTCCACCGCAGCGACAAGACGCTGTACGACCTGCTGCGCGACAGCTACACCATCGAAAACGACGACCTGCGTGCCTACCTGAAATCCCAGCAGTTCCGCTACACGGAAACCCTGGTCGACACCATCTCATTCGATACCGGGATGCTGACCGAAGGTGCGGAGACGGGCAAGGAGTTCGGTGCCAGGGACATCGAGGCCGCAGGCGCCGTGCCGCCGATCCAATTCGAACTTATCCAGGTGACACTCAGCGCCGAACGCCGGCACGGTTCCATGCTCACCATCAGGCCGATCTCCCAATGAAACGCACCGCCTTTACCCTGATGGAACTGCTGATCTCCGTCGTCCTGATCGCCATGCTGGCACTTTTCCTCTACGGGGCCCTCGGCGGAAGCCGCGCCAGCAATCAGACCATGCAGCGCCACGCCGATGCGGAGGCCAAACGGCTCAAACAGTTTACGCTGCTCTACCGCGACTGCGTCGAGTCCTACGCCTTCGGCGTACTCTCCACCAATGACAAGCACTACCAGGTGCTGCAGTTGCAGACAAAGAACTCCCTCTACGGCATCGCCGCGCCGTATGTGACCTACTTCGTCCATGCGGAGACCCTGCAGCTTGTGCGCCTGGAAGCCGCCTTTCCCATTGCCCTGCCGGTGCCCTACGACGACAAGGAACGCATCCACGTCAACGTCATCGACAGCGATGTGACGGACTTTAATATCTATACAGGGAAGGTGAAAGAGACGCAGGATAGCAATGCCACCACCGCAGCGGGCGACTCTGCGGCTGCCGCCGCGGGTGCAGGGGGTTCTACAGCAACACTGGAAGGGGGAGCCCGCACGATAAAGCCCCACCTGCTCTATCTGAAAACCAAGGGGACGCAGCAACCGCTGCTGATGGAGCTTGCTTTCTAAGAGGCCTTACACCTCCTGAAGGGTTGCTCGGATCCTCTCCGCGAGCTGTTCGGGGCGCAGCCCCAAGGACGCTTCCACTTTGAGCGTCGCGCCGTGGGTGATGAAGGCGTCTGCGTACTCAAAGCTTTGCAGACGGACATCTCCGATCCCCTCCGCGGCAAGCCACTCCAGCAGGGCGCTTCCCACACCGCCCGCGGCGGCAGAATCGCTGAAAACGTACCAGCGCTTGTGGCGGGTCGAGAGCATTCGGAGCAGTTCCGCATCGAGGGGCTTGGCGAAGCGCAGGTCCAGCAGGGCCGCAGGTATGCCGAGCTGTAAGAGGGTCTGCGCCGCGCGGCCGACCCCGTTACCGTACCCGATCAGCAGCAGATCGCTCTGCGCCTCGATCAGCAGCTCCGCCTTGCCGTATTCGAACGGCGCCGACTCCGGCAGCTCCGCCTCCAAAAATGCGCCCCGGGGGTAGCGCAGACCGAGCGGGCGGTCGAAGGCCGCCGCGAAAGCCACGGCCTGATGCATCGACTTTTCGTCACGCGGGGCGCAGAGCGTCATGTTCGGGATCGCACGCAGGAAACTGATATCAAAGGCTCCCTGGTGCGTCTCGCCGTCCTCGCCGACGATCCCCGCACGGTCCATCGCAAAAACGACCGGAAGGTCCATCAGACAGACATCGTGGATCACCTGGTCGTACCCGCGCTGCAAAAAGGTGGAGTAGATCGTACAGAAAGGTTTGAACCCCTCTTTGGCCAGTGCACCCATCGACGTCACGGCGTGCTGCTCGGCGATCGCCACGTCCCAGAAACGGTCGGGATACTTCTCGAGCAGGGGCGTCAGGCCGGTGCCGCTCGGCATCGCCGCCGTGACGCCGACGACCTTCTCATCACGGTCGGCCTGATGCATCAGCGCCTCGGTGTAGATCTGTGTCGCACTCTTGCTTCCCCCGCTTTTCTTCCGCGAGATGCCGCTGTCGATATCAAAGGGACCGACACCGTGCCACTGTTCGTGCTGACCCTCGGCGATTTTGTACCCTTTGCCTTTGACGGTCTGGGCATGGATGATCACCGGTTTGCCCATCGCACGGGCCGTCTCGAAGGTCTCGACAAGACGCTTGATATCGTGTCCGTCGACGGGGCCGATATACTCTATGCCCATCTCCTCGAAAATGATGCCAGGCGTGATCAGCTTGAACGACTCTTCGAAGCGCTTGGCCAGGTAGTGCGCCCCTTCGCCGAAATGGTCCACGAAGGTCTCCGTGCCGCGTTTGATCTTCTGGTAGAGCGGGCTCGCCATGGCGGAGCTGAGCATGCGGCTCACGGCCCCGATCGGCTTGGCGATGCTCATCTCGTTGTCGTTAAGAATGATCACCATCGGATATTCGCGCTCGCCCAGTTCGTTAAGCGCCTCGTAGGCCATCCCCGCGCTCAGCGCCCCGTCGCCGATCATCACGACGGGAATCCGCTCGTGCTGCTCCTGTTTGAGCGCGATCGCCTTCGCGGCGCCGACGCCGAGGGAGATGGAGGTAGAGGAGTGTCCCGCGACATAGTAGTCGTGCTCGCTCTCCTTGGGCTTCGTGTAGCCGCTGAGGCCGTCGAACTGGCGCAGGGTGGCGAACTCCTCCCAACGCCCTGTCAGCAGCTTATGGGCGTAGGCCTGATGGGAGACATCGAAAATAAAGGGGTCTTTGGATGAATCAAACACCGCATGCATCGCCACGATCAGCTCGGTCGCCCCCAGGGTGGAGCTCAGGTGCCCGCCGTTGGTACTGACCACGTCCAGGATCCGCTCCCGGATCGCGCGGCACTGTGCCTCCAGCGCTTCATAATCGTGCAATGGTTTTTGATTCATCCTATCCTCGTACAATGGCCTCTCCCTGAAAAGGGGGAAAAAGGTGAAGCATATTAGCGAAAAGGGGCTATTATCAACCTTCTCCGCCCCGGTGCGTATTCGCGGCTTCAGCTTCAAGTAATGTGATCAGCCCCTCGTGGGGGTGCCCACGGCGCAGTGTGTTCAGCAGTGCCGTGCGCGTCGCCGGAGAGAGGCTCCGATAGATCGCGAGCATCTTCGCCGTCGTCTCCGCGGGCCGCACTCTTTTTTGCAGCGCCTTCGCCTTCGCGGCGAAGAGCTCCGCCACCCGCGTGCGAAGCCCCTCGTCACAGCTTCCGCTGAACGCCATCCGTTCCCAGACCCGGTCGCGCTCATGAGAACCCATCGCCTCCATGGCCGCGGCGGCCTCCGCCGTCGCCAGTCCGAGAAGGTAGACGGCGACGGTCTGGGGATGTTCCCCCTCGAACAGTCGCGCCGTCCCGAAGACGGCACGGGCAGCCGGCACGGGGGCGGAAGGTTCCGGCGGCGGCCGCGTTTCAGTGTCCGCTGCAGCCGCCAGGGGTGTCGTGATCAAACCCCTTAGCAGCACGGCGAGCCGCCGCGACACCACTGCAAGCGCCCCCGCCGCCGCCATCAGCAGAAGCAGCATGCCTCCCTGGGCAGCCCGGTCGGGCTGCGGCCGGGCAGCTCCCAATGAGAGCCCCTGGCGCTGAAGACGTGCCGCATCGCTTTCATCCACGAGAATGCTGCCGTCCTTCTGAACGCGGTAATCGGCGTCAAGCAGCTCCAGCCGTTCGATCAGCCGTGCCGTCCCGACCGGGTCCGCGATGGAACCGATGGCGATCTCCGTATGGACAAAGGTGCGGTAAAGCATCCCTGCGATCAGGAGCGACCCGCACAGCAGAAGCGCGGCCAAAACAGCGGTTTTCGGGAGGGATGAAAAACCTTCCGCGCCCTTCATCCCGCCCTCCGGTCAGACCAACTCCGCGGCCAGGGCGAAAAAGCGGTCGTTCTCTTCGGGCTTGCCGACGGTGACGCGGATCGCGTTGAGGCCGTATCCGGCCAGGTTGCGCACGATCATTCCCTGACGCAGCAGGGCGTCGGCGACCTCCGTGGAGCTCGTCCCCTCCTTCAGACAGAGGGTAACGAAGTTCGTATAGCTCTCGATCGCCCGGATGCCATGCGCTTCGGCGAAGACTTCGTAACGCTCCATCTCCTCAAAGTTCTTCGCGATACAACTCTGCACAAAGGCTTCATCCTCCAGGGCCACGGAGGCGGCTTCGAGGGAGAGGGTCGTGATGTTGAAGGGCGGACGGAGCTTGTAGAGCGCGGTAATGATATCGCGCTGCGCGATACCGTACCCTACCCGCATTCCCCCGAGTCCGTACGCTTTCGAGAAGGTGCCCAGGTAGAGCACGTTGTCATACGCTTCGATGAGCTCTTTGGGCTCCAGAGCCTTGGCGGAATCCTTGTAGCGGGCGTACTCCATGTAGGCGCCGTCGACGATGACGAGCGTCTCCCTGTCGATCTTGGAGAGGAAGGCTTTCACCTCCGCCGCGTCGGCGCTGTCACCGGTCGGATTGTTCGGGGTGCAGAGGAAGATGATTGAGGGTTTATGCTCCAGGTAAAGGGCATAGAACTCGTCAAGGTCATGCGCGCGCGATGCCGTGCGGATCACCTCCGCGCCGACGTGATGGGCATAGATCTCGTACATCGCGAAGGTGATGCTGTTGATGAGGATCTTCTTGCCCGGCCCCGCCTTGGCGTGCACCGCGAATTCGATCACCTGGTCCGAACCGGCACCGATGACCACTTCATGCGGGTCGATGCCGAAACGTTTTGCCAAACCGTCCTTGAGCTTGTACATGGAGTCGTCCGGGTAGAGAGCCATCTTGGAAACGATCGCGCCGACCGCTTCTTGTACCTTCGGGGAGCACCCGAAAGGGTTCTCGTTGCTGGCGAGCTTGATAATATCCTTGGGCTCGATCCCGAACTCGCGCACGACCAGCTCGATCGGCTTGCCCGCCTCATAAACCCTGATGGCATCCAGTGTCTGATTGAAAGTCATTGTTCCCCTTCGACGTAGCTTCCCAGCCACGTCACTTCATCGGTATGTTTTTTCAGTATCTTCTGTACGTTTTTGTCATCGATATGGCCGTAGAAATCGATGAAGAACCAGTACCCGAATCCCTCCTGGCTCTTCGCAGGGCGGCTCTCGATTTTGCTGAGATTGATCTTCGCCTTGTCGAAATCATGCAGGAAATGCACGAGGACCCCGGCGCGGGTCGTCTTTTTCAGCTTGGCGAGAATGGAGGTCTTGTCCTGCCCGCTCGGCGCGTTCTTGAAATCGCTGAGGATGATGAACCGCGTCGTGTTGTCGTGGACGTCCTCGATGTTTTCGAACATCATCGGCACGCCGTAGAGTTTGGCGGCGATGTGGCTGCAGATCGCCGCGGCTTCCGGATCTTCCGAGGCCAGAATCGCCGCTTTTGCCGTCGACTCCACGGGGATCTGCTGCACGTTGAGCAGCCCGTGCTCGTTGAGGAAGTTCCGGCACTGCCCGAATCCCTTATCCTTGGAGTAGATACGCTTGATACCGTCCAGATGCGCCGCTTTGGTCGAAAAGGTCATGTGGATCGGCATGTAGAGTTCCGCGACGATCTTCATCGGGCTCGTCGCCAGCAGGTCGAGGGTCTCCCCGACGGCACCGTCCTGACGGCTTTCGATCGGCACGACACCGAACTTGGCACGTCCGCTCTCGAGGGCCTTGAAGACGCCCGCGATCGTACTCATGGGGAGGTATTCGCTCATGGCGCCGAAACGGCTCTCCGCCGCCTGGTGGGTGAAAGTCCCCTCGGGACCGAGGTAGACGATGCGTTCGGGCAGTTCCAGGTTGCGCGCCACCGCGAAGATCTCCAGGAAGATCGCCTCGATGGCGCCGGCGTTGAGCAGTCCGTGCTGTTCGGCGTTGACCGTCTCAAGACGCTGCAGGATCGCCTTTTCCCGTTCGGGGCGGTAGATCGGAGCCCCGCTCTTGTTTTTGATCTCTCCGACGCGCTCCACCACGGCCATGCGCTCATTGATCAGGGCCAGCAGCTCCGTATCGATGGCATCAATGGCGTCGCGGCACGCTTCAAGGGTCTCCAACGCTTTTATCGCTTCGCTTTTCACATCACACTCTTTCCGGGCGGAATCTCAGTAATGTCATTATACACCACCGTCCCCGATTCTTCCCTGCGCAGCCGCGCTGCAAGCGCGTCTCCCGGGCGTACCTTGCCGCTAAGGACCAGTACCGGGCGCATGCCCAGCGCTTCCCCGCCGGTCAGGTCCCCCGCGTAATCGTCGCTGATCATCGTCACGTTTTCAAAGGCCGCTTCCGGGCGCTGAAGACGCAGCAGACGCAGCGCTTCGCCGTAAAAGGCGTCCGAGGGTTTCCCGACGACGGTAAAGGGGACGGAAGCCGCGTAGGAGAGCATGCGCAGCAGCGCCCCCACCCCGGGAAAGCGCCGGTGCTGCGTCGCGTAGAGCGTCGTATCGTGCATGCCGACGAGCCGCGCGCCCTGCATCAGGAAGGGGATCATCTGCGCGAAATCCTCCGCCCCGTAATCGGCACGGACGGAGAGCAGGAGCGTTTGCGGCTTTTCATAATCCCGCACATACCCTAGGGCATCGAGCTGCGCCAGGAAGGTCTCGCTGCCGTAGGCGGCCACCCCCTGTTTGGGGACTTCCCGCTCCAGCAGCATCAGGGCATCGAGATAATGGGTCCGGGGGATGGCGAAACCGAGCGCTTGGAGATAGGCCAGGAAATCGCTGCTGGCGCGTTTGGTGTTATTGGTGACGACGAGGTAGGGAACCGCGCTGCGGTTGAGGGCGTCGATAAAGGCGGCGGCCCCGGGAATGGGCTGCTGGGCCCGGTCATCGATCAGGGTTCCCTGAACGTCGATGAAGTACATGGTTTCAGCCGAGGTATTTCAGCTCCGGCGCGACCAGGTCCTCGAAAGACTCCCGGTCCCGGATCAGACGGTCTGCGCCCGCTATGAGCGCGACTTCCGCCGCGCGGCCGCGGGTGTTGTAGTTGCTGCCCATGCCGAAGCCGTAGGCCCCGGCGCTGTGCACGACGAGCAGGTCGTTGTGCGCCATCGGCGGCAGCGGGTACTCCTTGGCGAGGAAATCCCCGCTCTCGCAGACGGGACCGACGATGTCCGCCGGCGTCTCGTCGCCTTCATGCGCCGTGGCGGGGACGATGCGGTGGTAGGCACTGTAGAGGCTCGGGCGGATCAGGTCATTCATCGCCCCGTCGACGACGACAAAGCGTTTTGCGCCGTTCTGCTTCTCGTAGAGCACCCGTGTCAGGAAGTAGCCGGCGTTGGCCGTCATGAAACGTCCCGGTTCGCAGACGACGGTGATGTCCATCCCCGTCAGGGTCGAAAGCACCGCCTGGGCATAATCGTAGGGTGTGATCGTCGTTTCGTCCTTGTAGCGGATACCGAGGCCGCCGCCGATGTCGAAGAACTTCAGCTCGATCCCGATGGCCGCTTTGAGCGAACGTACAAGGTCGGCGACGATCTCGCTCGCTTCGCGGATCGGGTCGAGTTCGGTGAGCTGGCTGCCGATGTGGAAATGGATCCCGACGGGCTCAATCCACTCCGAGGCGTTGGCCCGGATGTACATCCGTTTGGCCGCATCGATCTCGACCCCGAACTTGTTGTCATGCAGCCCCGTGGAGATGTAGGGGTGGGTCTTGGGGTCGATATTGGGGTTGACGCGGATGCTGATTCGGGCCACCTGCCCCAGCTCCTGCGCGATCATTTCGACACGCCCCAGCTCCGCCTCGCTCTCAAGGTTGATGTAGAGGATATCCCGCTCGATCGCCTCGCGGATCTCGTCGTCGCGTTTGCCGACCCCGCTGAAGATCACCTTGTACTTGGGTACGCCCGCCATCATCGCGCGGCGTACTTCGCCGATGGAGACGCAGTCCGCGCCGGCGCCGAGGTCGGCGAACTGTTTGACGACGCTGAGGTTCGAGTTGGCCTTGACGGCGTAGGAGATAAGGGATTTGCGTCCGCGGAACGCCTCTTTCAGCGTCTCGTACTGCGCACGCATCGCATCGAAATCGTACACGTAAAGCGGCGTACCGTATGTCTCTGCCAGGGAGTTGAAGTCCATTGACATGCTTCCTTCTTTCGGGGCATCGGCAACGTTTTACCGCCGTGGGGTGCCCGGGAAAATTCTTGCGCGATAATAGCGAAAAAGGGCTAAAGGGGGCGTTAGGAGTGCGCGTCGACGCCGTGCCCGCGGTTGCGGTACCAGAGTATCAGCGCCGCCGTGAAAAGCGCCAGGACCGGCAGGACGATGCCCACCTCGCTGGGGATCGTTTTGTTGTTGGAGAGCTCGGTGAGCATAAAGAGAAACGACCAGGTCATCATCGTCGCCAGGATCGCGACGAAACTGAATAGCGTGATGTTGAGAAACCGGGGGCTGATCGGAACGAAAAAGAAGATCAATATGATCAGGCTCGGCACGAAGAGCGGCGTGATGAAAATACGGTAGAGCGCGCTTTTGATCTTGTCGATATTGAGATTCTCGCTCCCCAGCAGCATCAGGGCGTCGATCGCATCAAGAATGGTGTAGTTCACCTTCCCCTCGTATACCTGGTCGAGGATCTTCGGACGGAACCCCTCGAGCAGGGTCAGGTCCTGCAACTGCGTGACGGTGATCCCCTCCCCCTCCAGGCTCAGCGTTTTGGGCTTCTGGAGCGACACCGCGTGGTTGAGGTGCCAGTGCTCGTCGGCGTAATAGGCCCCCTCGGCGGAGAGCACCTGCTGCAGCGCGCCGTTTTCATGGGTGAAGATGCGGATGTCCTCGGCTCGTTCCTGGAGCGGGTAGAGCTTCCCGAAATAGACGTAGCGGTCTTTGAAGGTAAAAAAGAGGTTGCTGGTCGGCTGCAGGTACTGCGCGGAACGGCGGATATTGTTCGCGTACTCGTCCGCCCGGGCAAACGAAGTCGCATGCAGGGCGATATAGAGGGTCATGATCGCCACGGCAACGCCGACGAAGGGCTTGATGACGTCGGTTTTGTTGTACCCCAGCGCATAGATCGCCACCAGGGCGTTGGAACGGATCAGGAAAATCTTCGTCGCAATCATCGCGAAGACCAAAGAGAGCGGCAGCAGCATATCGACGGCAAAAAAGGTTTTGTAGGTGAGGTAGATGACGATAAGGTTGGCCGACTGCAGCTTGTCCGCGCTCTCCATGTAGTCAAACCCGACCATGAAAAAGACGAGGGCAAAGAGGATGACGGCGATGTACTTGAGGTAGTGATAGGCGATATACCGGAACATCAACATCGCAGGCCCCTGAAAAATATCGGTTATTGTAACGGAGTTTTTTTGACGGTGTACTTAGAGGCGACCTCGTCCATGCCCATGCGCGTCAACGCCTCCACCGCGTCAGCGGCCCGCTCGATCCACTCGGGGAGGCATTCGGCCTCCTGCGGCGTAAAGGCGCTCAGAACATAGTCGGCGACACGGTTGCGATCCCCGGGGTGGCCTATTCCCATCCGCACCCGGACATAATCGGGTGAAATCGCTGTGTCGGTCGATTTGAGGCCGTTGTGCCCCCCGTGTCCGCCCCCGCGCTTGAAACGCAGCGTCCCGAACGGCAAGTCCAGGTCGTCATGAATGACAATGACCTCATCGATCTTGTAAAAACGTTTAACGTTACCGATGGAACGCCCTGACAGGTTCATAAAAGTGAGCGGTTTGAGTAAAAAATGGGAGGAAAATTTATAGAGGTCGCCTTCAAAGACGGCTTTTTTGACGGCATCGCATTGATGGCGCCGCAAGAGCGCATCAATGACCATGAACCCGACATTGTGCCGGGTCTTCTCATACGCCGAACCCGGGTTACCCAGTCCGACGATCAGCAAAGTTACTTCGCTTTGATGATGGAGAGAACGGAAACGCGGTCAGCGTCTGTGAAAGTAAACGCTTCGGATTTCTCCAGGTCGCGAATCAAGATGGAGTCACCGAGGTCGAGCGGAGCGACATTGACAGTGATCGTATCCGGGATCTGATCGATCGCACCTTTGACGCGCAGACGCTTCTTCGCGATGTAGAGCATCCCTTTGTTCTTCAGACCGACCGGAGAACCTTCCGTTTTGACCGGAACGTTGTAGTGGGTAACGACACCCGGCTGCGCGACCATCAGGTCAACGTGCAGCAGGTTACCGGACACCGGATGAGACTCATACGCCTGAACGACAACGTTCATCTCCTGATCACCGACTTTTACCGGAAACGCCAGGGTGTCTTTGTTGCGAACTGTACGGATGAACTCATTCATCTTGAAAGCGGCGTGAACGTTTTCAAGCCCCTTTCCGTAGATGTTGGCAATCAGATAACCATCGCGGCGGAACGCTTTCGTTGCGCTTTTACCGGTACTCTCTCTAACAATACCTTCCAACATAGGTGTGTCCTTGTAATAAAATAGGACGGAATAATACTTAAATATTCTTTAAAAACAGCTAAAGAGCATGCTACTCGCTCTTGAGCTGGAAAATCTCGTCTTCACTGAAGCGCGGCTTGTCGTCATCCTCTCCTCCGGACTTCTGCGTACTGCCGTCTTTCGCGGTCACGCGGCTGGTGAGCCCCTCCATCCGAAGCTTGAGGTCCGCCGGAGACGTCGCATATTTGAACGCCTGCTCCGTCGAGATCCGCTTGGCGTTCCAGAGGTCCAGGATCCCCTGGTCGAAACTCTGGGAGCCGTAGATATCCTTCCCCTCCTCGATAGCGTCGCGGATCTCGCTGTCGCGGTCTTCCATAATGAGCTGCGCGACATAGGGCGTATTGACGAGGATCTCGAGGGCCGCCGTCCGTTTGCCGTCGACGGTGGGGATCAGGCGCTGGGAGATGACCCCTTCCAACACCGCCGCCAGTGTCATACGGACACGGTTCTGCTCCCCGGTCGGGAAGATGGAGATGACACGGTTGATGGTCTCCTTCGCATCCAGGGTGTGCAGGGTCGAGAAGACGAGGTGCCCCGAGTCCGCCGCGTGCAGCGCCGTCTCGACGGTCTCGATATCCCGCATCTCCCCGACGAGGATGATGTCGGGGTCTTCACGCAGTACGGCGCGCAGGGCGTTGGCGAAGCTTTTCGTATCCTGCCCGACACTGCGCTGGTTGACGATGCATTTGCGGTCTTTGTGGACGAATTCGATCGGATCCTCGATCGTGACGATGTGCTTGCGCAGCGACCAGTTGATCTCGTTGATGATCGCCGCGAGCGTCGTCGATTTCCCCGAACCGGTGACCCCGGTGACCAGGACCAGGCCCCGCTCGGTATGGGCGAATTTGTGGACGACCTTCGGCAGCCCGAGGTCATCGATGGAGACGATCTTGACGGGAATGACACGGAAGACCGCGGAGACCCCGTCCATCTGGAAAAAGATGTTGACACGGAAACGGGTATTCTCATCGAAAGAGTAGACAAGGTCGAGCTCTTTTTGCCGGACGAACTCGGCGAAGCGGGTCCGCAGCAGCTCCTTGGCAAAGGTGAGCGCCTCCTCTTTCTTGAAGATCTCGCCGCTGAGTGGCGTAATGTCACCGTTGATACGGGCGCGCACGACGGAGTTGGCCTTGAGATGGAGGTCGGACCCCCCGGCATCCATCATCCGCTTCAGGTAGCCGCGCACCCGCCGCAGCGTTTCAAAGGTCAGGTTCTCAATATTGATATCGGTATCGACTTGATTTGTACTCATAAATTACTCCAATTCTGCCAGGATTTCGGCAAACGCCGTTTTGAATGCTTCGAGGCCCTCGGCCATCAGTTGGGCGCAGACCGCTTCGAGATCGACCCCGGCCGCTGCCACGGCGTCGAAGTGCGCTTCGATCCGATCCGCATCGAGGGGCAGTTTCGCCTCTTTGTCGCCATGGGCCACGAACGCCTCGATCGTCTCGATCGGCGCGGTATTCACGCTGTGCGCCGCCAAAAGCGCATCGACGTAGTAGGAGGGGCACAGGCCGCCCCCCTTGACCCCCGTCGATGCGAAGAGCGCCCGGCAGCGCGGCACCTCCAGCCCCTCGATCGCTTCGTAGATCGCTGCGGCGTTATAGACGCCCGCCAGGGATGGCTGTACCCCCTTGGAC contains:
- a CDS encoding type IV pilus twitching motility protein PilT; this translates as MSTNQVDTDINIENLTFETLRRVRGYLKRMMDAGGSDLHLKANSVVRARINGDITPLSGEIFKKEEALTFAKELLRTRFAEFVRQKELDLVYSFDENTRFRVNIFFQMDGVSAVFRVIPVKIVSIDDLGLPKVVHKFAHTERGLVLVTGVTGSGKSTTLAAIINEINWSLRKHIVTIEDPIEFVHKDRKCIVNQRSVGQDTKSFANALRAVLREDPDIILVGEMRDIETVETALHAADSGHLVFSTLHTLDAKETINRVISIFPTGEQNRVRMTLAAVLEGVISQRLIPTVDGKRTAALEILVNTPYVAQLIMEDRDSEIRDAIEEGKDIYGSQSFDQGILDLWNAKRISTEQAFKYATSPADLKLRMEGLTSRVTAKDGSTQKSGGEDDDKPRFSEDEIFQLKSE